A stretch of [Clostridium] innocuum DNA encodes these proteins:
- a CDS encoding acetyl-CoA C-acetyltransferase, with protein sequence MRKTYVVSAKRSAIGSFLGSLTTVKPVDLGATVVKALLEDGKVAPEQVDELLCGNVLSAGLGQNIGRQVALAAGIPESVCSHSVNMVCGSGLRTVMEGVMSIQTGFNDIVVAGGVESMSGAPYLIPANTRTGNKMGDFKCVDHMIYDALTDAMNGIHMGVTAENIAKKYNITREMQDAFGYASQQKAIAAVDSGRFKDEIVPVEVKLRKETIVFDTDEHPNRKSTPEKMAKLRPAFVKDGSVTAANASGINDGASFVLLASEEAVEKYNLTPLCEVVGIGQGGVDPLTMGLGPTPAIRNALKYADMKLDEVELVELNEAFAAQSLGVVHELVEEHGIDREAFLERTNVNGGAIALGHPVGASGNRILVTLIHEMIKRDAKSGLASLCIGGGQGTAVIVKRP encoded by the coding sequence ATGAGAAAAACTTATGTTGTTAGCGCTAAACGTAGTGCAATCGGTAGTTTCTTAGGATCTTTAACTACCGTAAAACCAGTTGATTTAGGGGCTACAGTAGTAAAGGCACTGCTGGAAGATGGAAAGGTTGCTCCTGAGCAGGTAGACGAGCTGCTGTGCGGGAACGTGCTGAGCGCTGGTCTGGGACAGAACATCGGACGTCAGGTTGCCCTTGCTGCAGGAATTCCGGAAAGTGTATGCTCACACTCCGTGAACATGGTATGTGGTTCCGGACTTCGTACCGTTATGGAGGGTGTTATGTCCATTCAGACAGGATTTAATGACATTGTCGTTGCCGGTGGTGTGGAATCCATGTCCGGTGCTCCTTACCTGATTCCTGCAAATACACGTACAGGAAACAAAATGGGAGATTTCAAGTGTGTAGACCATATGATCTACGATGCCCTAACAGATGCTATGAACGGTATCCACATGGGTGTTACGGCAGAGAACATTGCCAAGAAATACAATATCACACGTGAAATGCAGGATGCATTCGGTTATGCTTCTCAGCAAAAGGCTATCGCTGCTGTTGATTCCGGACGTTTCAAGGACGAAATCGTTCCTGTTGAAGTGAAGCTGAGAAAAGAAACAATCGTATTTGATACAGACGAGCATCCAAACCGCAAATCCACTCCTGAAAAGATGGCAAAGCTGCGTCCGGCATTCGTTAAGGACGGTAGTGTAACGGCTGCAAACGCATCCGGCATCAACGATGGTGCTTCCTTCGTTCTGCTGGCAAGTGAAGAAGCTGTCGAAAAATACAACCTGACTCCGCTGTGCGAGGTAGTCGGCATCGGTCAGGGTGGTGTGGATCCGTTAACAATGGGTCTGGGACCTACTCCGGCAATCCGTAATGCATTGAAATATGCAGACATGAAGCTGGATGAGGTTGAACTGGTAGAGCTGAATGAAGCATTTGCCGCTCAGTCTTTAGGTGTTGTACACGAGCTGGTAGAGGAGCACGGAATCGATCGTGAAGCATTCCTGGAAAGAACGAATGTAAACGGTGGAGCAATCGCTCTGGGTCACCCGGTTGGTGCGTCCGGAAACCGTATTCTGGTTACACTGATTCACGAAATGATCAAGCGTGATGCGAAATCTGGTCTTGCATCTCTGTGCATCGGTGGTGGACAGGGTACCGCTGTTATCGTAAAGCGCCCATAA
- a CDS encoding acyl CoA:acetate/3-ketoacid CoA transferase — MSKVISIEQAVSMIPDGAAIGIGGFIGSGHPQEFSVGIEESFLKSGHPKDLTIMFSAGIGDGTDRLGLNKLGHEGLLKRIIGGHWGLIPKLQKLVFENKVEGYNLPLGTISLMFRDIAGHRPGTITKVGLKTFVDPRIEGAKMNERSKEDLVELMHIDGEEWLRYKSFPLNVALIRATYCDEDGNATMEKEAATLDSLSIAQAAKNSGGIVLLQVEKVVQNGTLDPRKVKIPGIYVDGIVVARPENHWQTYANPYDPALSGEVKVPVNSIAPMKLNERKVICRRAAMELDPAAIINLGIGMPEGIANVANEEGLPGLKLTVEAGGIGGVPNAGTAFGTCTNPDAIIDQPYQFDFYDGGGLDQAFLGLAECDCSGNINVSRFGPKIAGCGGFINITQTSPVVVYCGTFTAGGLKVEVKDGKLHILQEGRIKKFKQEVEQITFSADFATETGQKVLYVTERAVFELLDGKLTLTEIAPGVDLEKDVLGQMEFKPAVADNLKTMDERLFRDELIGLKA; from the coding sequence TTGAGTAAAGTAATAAGTATTGAACAGGCAGTTTCCATGATTCCGGATGGCGCTGCTATCGGAATTGGCGGTTTTATCGGATCCGGACATCCTCAGGAATTTTCTGTAGGCATCGAGGAATCCTTTCTCAAGAGCGGACATCCGAAGGATTTGACTATCATGTTTTCTGCCGGTATTGGTGATGGAACGGACCGTCTGGGTCTGAACAAGCTGGGACATGAGGGATTGCTGAAGCGTATCATTGGTGGTCACTGGGGGTTAATTCCAAAACTGCAGAAGCTGGTTTTTGAAAACAAGGTAGAAGGCTACAACCTTCCCCTTGGTACCATTTCTTTGATGTTCCGTGATATTGCCGGACATCGTCCGGGTACGATTACAAAGGTCGGTCTGAAAACGTTCGTCGATCCTCGTATCGAAGGAGCGAAGATGAATGAACGCTCCAAGGAAGATCTTGTTGAGCTGATGCATATCGATGGGGAAGAGTGGCTGCGCTATAAATCCTTCCCGTTAAATGTGGCGCTGATTCGTGCCACGTATTGTGATGAGGACGGCAATGCTACCATGGAAAAGGAAGCAGCTACTCTGGACTCTCTTTCCATAGCCCAGGCTGCGAAGAATTCCGGTGGTATCGTGTTGCTGCAGGTGGAAAAGGTGGTACAGAACGGTACACTGGATCCAAGAAAAGTGAAAATACCCGGAATTTATGTGGATGGTATCGTTGTTGCACGCCCGGAAAATCACTGGCAGACATATGCGAACCCGTATGATCCTGCATTGAGCGGAGAAGTGAAGGTTCCAGTAAATTCCATTGCACCGATGAAGCTGAATGAGCGCAAGGTCATCTGCCGTCGTGCGGCTATGGAGCTGGATCCTGCAGCTATTATCAATCTTGGTATCGGTATGCCGGAGGGAATTGCCAATGTTGCAAATGAAGAGGGACTTCCAGGCTTGAAGCTGACGGTGGAAGCTGGAGGAATCGGCGGTGTACCGAATGCAGGAACTGCTTTTGGTACCTGTACAAATCCGGATGCCATCATCGATCAGCCGTATCAGTTTGACTTCTATGACGGAGGCGGACTGGATCAGGCATTCCTGGGACTTGCGGAATGCGACTGCTCCGGTAACATCAATGTCAGCCGTTTCGGACCGAAAATTGCAGGCTGCGGCGGGTTTATCAATATTACACAGACTTCACCGGTCGTTGTGTACTGCGGTACCTTTACTGCAGGCGGACTCAAGGTTGAGGTCAAGGACGGTAAGCTGCACATTCTGCAGGAGGGAAGAATCAAGAAGTTCAAACAGGAAGTGGAACAGATTACCTTCTCTGCAGATTTCGCAACCGAAACAGGACAGAAGGTTCTGTACGTTACGGAGCGTGCGGTATTCGAGCTGCTGGACGGTAAGCTGACATTAACGGAAATCGCACCTGGCGTTGATCTGGAAAAGGATGTTCTGGGACAGATGGAATTCAAGCCTGCTGTCGCTGATAACCTGAAAACTATGGATGAGCGTCTGTTCCGTGATGAATTGATCGGATTAAAGGCATAA
- a CDS encoding acyl-CoA dehydrogenase, with the protein MDFMLTEQQQMMKKLFAEFAEKEVKPLAAEVDEDERFPRENVEKMKACKMMGIPFSREYGGAGADYLSYILAVEELSKKCGTTGVVLSAHTSLGTWPIEHFGTEEQKNKYLPDLCTGKKLAAFGLTEPNAGTDAAGQQTTAVKDGDDYILNGTKIFITNAGEADVYVIFAMTDKTKGTHGISAFIVEKGMPGFTVGQHEKKLGIRGSATSELIFNNVRLSKDHLLGQEGKGFKIAMMTLDGGRIGIAAQALGIAQGAIDETVPYVKARKQFGRSIAKFQNTQFQLADMQVKTDAARWLVYDAAMKKEKGLPYSVEAAKAKLFAAEVAMEVTTKAIQLMGGYGYTRDYPVERMFRDAKITEIYEGTSEVQRMVISGAMLK; encoded by the coding sequence ATGGACTTCATGTTAACAGAACAACAACAGATGATGAAGAAACTTTTCGCTGAGTTTGCTGAAAAAGAAGTAAAACCTCTTGCAGCAGAAGTAGACGAAGATGAACGTTTCCCTAGAGAAAACGTCGAAAAAATGAAAGCCTGCAAAATGATGGGGATTCCGTTCAGCAGAGAATACGGCGGAGCAGGTGCTGACTACCTGAGCTATATTCTGGCAGTCGAGGAGCTGAGCAAGAAATGCGGTACAACAGGTGTTGTATTGTCTGCTCACACATCTCTTGGAACATGGCCAATCGAACACTTCGGAACAGAAGAACAGAAAAACAAATATCTGCCTGACTTATGTACAGGCAAGAAGCTGGCTGCATTCGGCTTAACAGAGCCAAATGCCGGTACAGATGCTGCCGGACAGCAGACAACGGCTGTAAAAGACGGTGACGATTACATCCTGAACGGTACAAAAATCTTCATTACCAACGCTGGGGAAGCAGATGTTTATGTAATCTTTGCAATGACTGACAAGACAAAGGGAACTCATGGTATCTCTGCATTTATCGTAGAGAAGGGAATGCCGGGATTCACTGTTGGTCAGCATGAAAAGAAGCTGGGTATCCGCGGTAGTGCAACCAGTGAGCTGATCTTCAACAACGTGCGTTTAAGCAAGGACCACCTGCTCGGACAGGAAGGCAAAGGCTTCAAGATTGCCATGATGACACTGGATGGCGGACGTATCGGTATCGCTGCGCAGGCACTTGGTATTGCACAGGGTGCAATTGATGAAACCGTTCCTTATGTAAAAGCTCGTAAGCAGTTCGGACGTTCCATTGCAAAATTCCAGAACACACAGTTCCAGCTGGCTGATATGCAGGTGAAAACAGATGCAGCCAGATGGCTGGTATACGATGCAGCAATGAAGAAAGAAAAAGGTCTTCCTTACTCTGTCGAAGCTGCTAAGGCGAAACTGTTCGCAGCAGAGGTTGCAATGGAAGTTACAACCAAGGCAATTCAGCTGATGGGTGGATACGGTTATACTCGTGACTATCCGGTTGAAAGAATGTTCCGTGATGCGAAGATCACTGAAATCTATGAGGGTACTTCTGAAGTACAGCGCATGGTTATCAGTGGCGCAATGCTGAAGTAA
- a CDS encoding acetyl-CoA C-acetyltransferase yields MRKAYVVAAKRSAIGSFMGGLTNMPLVDLGAAVLSRTIEEAGIDPANIDEVIVGNVIAAGLGQNIGRQVSIKAGVPVEVCAQSLNMLCGSGLKAVMEATMRIQCGFGDIFVAGGVESMTNAPYLVPSKVRNGVKMGDMKMVDSMLHDGLTDGMYGIHMGVTADNIAKKYSISREDQDAFAYASQQKAIAAIDSGRFQDEIVPVEVPGRKGSVTVFDTDEHPNRASTPEKLAKLRPAFTKDGTVTAGNASGINDGASFTIIASEDAVKKYNLTPLAEVIGIGQGGVDPRVMGLGPTPAILHALKYADLCIEDMELVELNEAFAAQSLGVIHELEEATGMDRNAFMEKTNVNGGAIALGHPVGASGNRILVSLLHEMQKRDLKIGLASLCIGGGQGAAVIIKRV; encoded by the coding sequence ATGAGAAAAGCATATGTTGTAGCAGCAAAGCGAAGCGCCATCGGAAGCTTCATGGGCGGGCTTACCAACATGCCCCTGGTAGATCTGGGAGCTGCTGTTTTAAGCAGAACCATCGAGGAGGCAGGCATTGATCCTGCCAATATCGACGAGGTGATTGTCGGAAACGTGATTGCGGCAGGTCTTGGTCAAAACATCGGACGTCAGGTCAGCATCAAGGCCGGTGTCCCTGTTGAGGTATGTGCACAGTCCCTGAATATGCTGTGCGGTTCCGGATTAAAGGCGGTTATGGAAGCTACCATGCGCATCCAGTGCGGATTCGGCGATATCTTTGTAGCCGGTGGTGTGGAATCTATGACCAATGCACCGTATCTGGTGCCTAGTAAGGTGCGAAACGGTGTGAAGATGGGTGACATGAAGATGGTGGATTCCATGCTGCATGATGGATTAACAGATGGTATGTATGGGATACACATGGGTGTTACCGCAGATAATATAGCGAAAAAGTATTCCATTTCCCGTGAGGATCAGGACGCCTTTGCCTATGCATCCCAGCAGAAGGCAATCGCTGCCATCGATTCCGGGCGCTTTCAGGATGAAATCGTGCCGGTAGAAGTACCCGGCCGTAAGGGCAGTGTGACGGTATTTGACACCGATGAGCACCCGAACCGTGCCTCCACGCCGGAAAAGCTGGCAAAGCTGCGTCCCGCTTTCACAAAGGACGGTACCGTTACTGCCGGAAATGCTTCCGGTATCAATGACGGTGCCAGCTTTACAATCATCGCCAGTGAGGATGCCGTTAAGAAATATAATCTGACACCGCTTGCGGAAGTCATCGGCATCGGTCAGGGCGGTGTAGATCCACGCGTCATGGGTCTTGGTCCTACGCCTGCGATTCTGCATGCGCTGAAGTATGCTGACCTGTGCATCGAGGACATGGAGCTCGTAGAGCTGAATGAAGCGTTTGCTGCACAGTCTCTGGGTGTCATTCATGAACTGGAGGAAGCAACCGGCATGGATCGTAACGCCTTTATGGAAAAAACCAACGTCAATGGCGGAGCAATCGCACTGGGACATCCGGTCGGTGCATCCGGAAACCGAATTCTGGTGAGTCTGCTTCATGAAATGCAGAAGCGCGATTTGAAAATCGGACTGGCTTCCCTGTGCATCGGCGGCGGACAGGGTGCTGCAGTCATCATCAAACGCGTATAA
- a CDS encoding enoyl-CoA hydratase has translation METILVNYEGHVATITINRPKALNALSTQVLTELNQALDEVAANNDVYALVLTGAGEKSFVAGADIAEMKDKSVEEAAAYGKFGNEVFRKIETFRCPVIAAVNGFALGGGCELAMSCDIRVASENAVFGQPEVGLGITPGFGGTQRLARLVGTGIAKEMIYTARNIKAERAYAIALVNNVVPAEELMAVVMKMANGIAKNAPIAVAYSKKAINNGLQTDIEGGIAIEVEEFSNCFATEDQTYGMTCFLEKTKDKKFSNK, from the coding sequence ATGGAAACAATTTTAGTAAACTATGAAGGACATGTAGCAACCATCACAATCAACCGTCCAAAAGCACTGAACGCATTAAGCACACAGGTTTTAACAGAGCTGAATCAGGCACTGGATGAAGTTGCGGCAAACAACGATGTATATGCACTGGTACTTACCGGAGCAGGAGAGAAATCCTTTGTTGCAGGTGCAGATATCGCTGAAATGAAGGATAAGAGCGTGGAAGAGGCTGCTGCTTATGGAAAATTCGGTAACGAGGTATTCCGTAAGATTGAAACCTTCCGCTGCCCTGTTATCGCTGCTGTTAACGGTTTTGCATTAGGTGGTGGCTGTGAGCTGGCAATGAGCTGCGACATTCGTGTGGCAAGTGAAAATGCAGTCTTCGGACAGCCGGAAGTTGGCTTGGGAATCACTCCGGGCTTTGGTGGAACACAGCGTCTGGCACGTCTTGTCGGTACCGGCATTGCGAAGGAAATGATTTATACAGCAAGAAACATCAAAGCAGAGCGTGCATACGCCATCGCTCTGGTAAATAACGTTGTCCCTGCCGAAGAACTGATGGCTGTTGTTATGAAGATGGCAAACGGTATCGCAAAGAATGCGCCAATCGCTGTTGCATACAGTAAAAAAGCAATCAACAACGGGCTGCAGACAGATATCGAAGGTGGAATTGCAATCGAAGTGGAAGAATTCTCCAATTGTTTTGCGACAGAAGATCAGACCTATGGTATGACCTGCTTCCTGGAAAAAACGAAGGATAAAAAATTCTCTAACAAATAA
- a CDS encoding electron transfer flavoprotein subunit beta/FixA family protein, producing the protein MKIIVLVKQVPDSTEIRVDKVTGTLIRAGVPSIINPDDLAGVEAALQLKEKYGATVTIISMGPPQATGMLKELYARGVDECILITDRKFAGADTCATSSTLAAALNKTGYDLIIAGRQAIDGDTAQVGPQTAERLGIPQVTYVDDIIELSDTAVTVRKSLEDSEEIIEAKLPCVLTTLSGMNEPRYMNCNDIVDSFSKEVNVMTFDDLGIDESIVGLAGSPTKVHATFTKEVSAETETFDLPAAEAAKLIAKTLKDKQIITK; encoded by the coding sequence ATGAAAATTATCGTTCTTGTAAAACAGGTACCGGATTCTACTGAAATCCGTGTTGACAAAGTTACTGGTACATTGATTCGTGCCGGAGTTCCTAGTATCATCAATCCAGATGATCTGGCTGGTGTGGAAGCTGCACTGCAGCTGAAAGAAAAATACGGGGCAACTGTTACTATCATTTCCATGGGACCTCCTCAGGCTACGGGAATGCTGAAAGAATTATACGCTCGTGGAGTTGACGAATGTATCCTGATCACAGACCGCAAATTTGCTGGTGCTGATACATGTGCAACTTCCAGCACACTGGCTGCTGCATTGAACAAAACAGGCTACGACCTGATCATTGCAGGACGTCAGGCTATCGATGGGGATACTGCACAGGTTGGTCCGCAGACTGCTGAACGTCTGGGAATCCCTCAGGTTACCTACGTAGACGACATTATTGAACTTAGCGATACTGCTGTTACTGTTAGAAAATCACTGGAAGACAGTGAAGAGATCATTGAGGCGAAGCTGCCTTGTGTTCTGACAACCTTAAGTGGAATGAACGAGCCACGTTACATGAACTGTAACGATATCGTTGACTCCTTCTCTAAAGAAGTGAACGTTATGACATTTGATGATCTGGGAATCGATGAGAGCATCGTTGGTCTTGCAGGTTCTCCGACTAAGGTTCACGCTACATTCACCAAAGAAGTATCTGCTGAAACAGAAACATTCGATCTGCCAGCTGCAGAAGCTGCCAAACTGATTGCAAAGACACTGAAAGACAAGCAGATTATTACGAAATAG
- a CDS encoding electron transfer flavoprotein subunit alpha/FixB family protein: MAKFEGYKDIYVFVEQKNGEVANVGYELISEARKLVASIPQMNFQVVGVLLGHNIKDKANDVIAHGADKVIVVDDALLEGYSTQFYADALTQVINSFKPDSFLTGATVLGRDLAPRVAARLNAGLTADATKIEIDQEKAKDGEALLLVTRPTFGGNLFGTIVCPDTRPQMATIRPNVFSMDDVDASRTGEVVEFTPEWTDTDPKVIVKEVIAKVVEGVDITKADILVGAGRGAEDCLDMVQAVAEELGGELCASRAVVDDGFADKAIQVGQTGKTVRPSLYIACGISGACQHVAGMEKSDMIIAINRDPQAEIFSIANMGFIGDVKEILPLLKDEIIAAKKG; encoded by the coding sequence ATGGCTAAATTTGAAGGATATAAAGACATTTACGTATTCGTAGAACAGAAAAACGGCGAAGTTGCCAACGTTGGATACGAACTGATTTCCGAAGCTAGAAAACTGGTTGCATCCATTCCTCAGATGAACTTCCAGGTTGTCGGTGTACTGCTTGGACACAACATCAAAGACAAGGCGAATGACGTAATTGCACATGGTGCCGACAAGGTAATCGTTGTGGATGACGCGCTGCTGGAAGGATATTCCACACAGTTCTATGCGGATGCCCTGACACAGGTCATCAACAGCTTCAAGCCGGACAGCTTCCTGACAGGAGCTACGGTACTTGGTCGTGACCTTGCACCACGTGTTGCTGCACGTTTGAATGCCGGTCTGACTGCAGATGCTACCAAAATCGAAATCGATCAGGAAAAGGCAAAAGACGGAGAAGCGCTGCTGCTGGTTACCCGTCCTACATTCGGCGGTAACCTGTTTGGTACGATCGTATGCCCGGATACTCGTCCGCAGATGGCAACAATTCGTCCAAACGTATTCTCAATGGACGATGTTGATGCTTCCAGAACCGGAGAGGTTGTAGAATTTACTCCAGAATGGACAGATACAGATCCAAAAGTAATCGTTAAAGAAGTGATTGCTAAAGTAGTAGAAGGCGTTGACATCACAAAGGCTGACATCCTGGTAGGTGCAGGTCGTGGTGCTGAAGACTGTCTGGATATGGTACAGGCAGTTGCTGAAGAACTGGGCGGAGAGCTGTGTGCTTCCCGTGCCGTAGTTGACGATGGATTTGCTGACAAGGCAATTCAGGTTGGACAGACCGGTAAGACCGTTCGTCCTAGTCTGTACATCGCATGTGGTATTTCCGGAGCATGCCAGCATGTTGCCGGTATGGAAAAATCCGATATGATCATCGCGATCAACCGTGACCCGCAGGCTGAAATCTTCAGCATTGCAAACATGGGCTTCATCGGTGATGTAAAAGAAATCCTTCCTCTGCTTAAGGATGAAATCATCGCTGCGAAAAAGGGGTAA
- the feoB gene encoding ferrous iron transport protein B has protein sequence MLFEKLVQANDNINEMYLKQRKGYTIALLGNPNVGKSTVFNELTGMNQHTGNWPGKTVELAKGHYTHRYRQNQMIDLPGTYSLLAHSSEEEVTRNYVCFEPCDVCLVICDATVLERNLNLVLQTMEITDHVVLVLNLMDEAKKKNITIDTEKLAKLLKVRVVEMSARNHEGFEDVKEAIEEVGNRVSDTQGAAVRYAKDLEQAIAAVADVMKTRRLNTRFTALKLLDPEVDSTLFYEDIENQEETRAEVEKQIARLKDKDLYERFEDIVVHALHERAREISEECIIFNNASYQNRDMRIDHVVTSKGWGLVWMVVLLSVIFWITISGANVPSEMLSGMFEDLQVWLHQLFASWSMNPYITSFIVDGVVKTCGWVISVMLPPMAIFFPMFTLLEDFGYLPRIAFNLDGFFQKACTCGKQALTMCMGFGCNAVGVSGARIIDSPRERLIAIITNTFVPCNGRFPTLISIITMFFAGVVAAPWNGLLSTLLLTGVIVFGVILTFLTSRFLSKTLLKGVPSSFTLELPPYRRPQFGKVIVRSIFDRTLFVLGRAVSVAIPAGAIIWLLANIQVQDASLLQHISLFLDPFAHLMGLDGVILLAFLLGFPANEIVVPIMIMAYLANGSMMDIGDLAVLKELFVNNGWTWVTAICTLMFSLVHFPCATTLLTIRKETQSWKWTAVSFLLPTVLGILLCMGINLLAHIFLLV, from the coding sequence ATGCTGTTTGAAAAGCTCGTTCAGGCGAACGACAATATCAATGAAATGTACTTGAAGCAGCGCAAGGGATATACCATTGCTTTGCTTGGAAATCCCAATGTCGGTAAAAGCACGGTATTCAATGAGCTTACCGGCATGAATCAGCATACCGGTAACTGGCCGGGGAAAACGGTGGAGCTTGCGAAGGGACACTATACACATAGGTATCGCCAGAATCAGATGATAGATCTTCCTGGAACCTACTCCCTGCTTGCACACTCCAGTGAGGAGGAGGTTACACGAAATTATGTGTGCTTTGAGCCATGCGATGTGTGCCTGGTTATCTGTGATGCCACTGTTCTGGAACGTAACCTGAACCTGGTTCTGCAAACGATGGAAATCACAGATCATGTCGTACTTGTTTTAAATCTTATGGATGAAGCTAAAAAGAAGAACATTACGATAGATACGGAAAAGCTTGCCAAGCTTTTGAAGGTTCGTGTCGTAGAAATGAGCGCACGCAATCATGAGGGCTTTGAGGATGTCAAGGAAGCCATTGAAGAGGTGGGAAACCGTGTAAGCGATACGCAAGGGGCTGCAGTCCGTTATGCCAAAGATCTGGAGCAGGCCATTGCTGCGGTAGCTGATGTTATGAAAACACGGCGGCTCAATACACGCTTTACGGCCTTGAAGCTGTTGGATCCGGAGGTTGACAGCACGCTGTTTTATGAGGATATTGAGAACCAGGAGGAAACAAGGGCAGAGGTGGAAAAACAGATTGCTCGCTTAAAGGATAAGGATTTGTATGAACGCTTTGAAGATATCGTAGTACACGCCCTGCATGAAAGAGCAAGGGAAATCAGTGAAGAATGTATTATATTTAACAATGCATCCTACCAGAACCGGGATATGCGTATTGATCATGTTGTTACCAGCAAAGGCTGGGGACTGGTATGGATGGTCGTATTGTTATCTGTAATATTTTGGATTACCATTTCCGGAGCCAATGTTCCAAGCGAAATGCTTTCAGGAATGTTCGAGGATCTGCAGGTATGGCTGCATCAGCTATTTGCCTCCTGGAGTATGAATCCATATATCACCAGCTTTATTGTGGATGGAGTCGTGAAAACCTGCGGCTGGGTAATTTCCGTTATGCTGCCGCCGATGGCAATCTTCTTTCCGATGTTCACACTGCTGGAGGACTTTGGTTATCTGCCGCGAATCGCTTTTAATCTGGACGGCTTCTTTCAAAAGGCCTGCACCTGCGGGAAACAGGCGCTGACGATGTGTATGGGATTTGGCTGCAATGCCGTCGGGGTCAGTGGAGCCCGTATTATCGACAGTCCGCGGGAGCGTCTGATTGCAATTATCACCAATACCTTTGTACCCTGCAATGGCCGCTTTCCTACGCTGATCAGTATTATTACGATGTTCTTTGCAGGGGTGGTGGCGGCACCGTGGAATGGTCTTCTGTCAACACTGCTGTTGACGGGCGTTATTGTATTTGGTGTCATCCTGACCTTTCTCACCTCACGCTTTTTGTCGAAAACGCTGCTGAAGGGAGTGCCGTCGAGCTTTACACTGGAGCTTCCTCCGTATCGGCGGCCGCAGTTTGGCAAGGTGATCGTGCGTTCCATCTTTGACCGTACGCTGTTCGTGCTGGGCAGGGCAGTGAGTGTTGCCATACCTGCCGGAGCAATTATCTGGCTGCTGGCCAATATTCAGGTTCAGGATGCAAGCCTGCTGCAGCATATATCGCTGTTTCTGGATCCCTTTGCTCATCTGATGGGGCTGGACGGTGTCATTCTGCTGGCCTTCCTTCTGGGCTTCCCGGCAAATGAAATCGTTGTACCGATCATGATCATGGCGTATCTGGCAAATGGATCGATGATGGATATCGGTGATCTTGCCGTATTAAAGGAGCTGTTCGTCAACAACGGCTGGACATGGGTAACCGCCATCTGCACCCTTATGTTCTCTCTGGTACACTTTCCATGTGCTACCACACTGCTCACCATACGCAAGGAAACACAAAGCTGGAAATGGACTGCCGTCAGCTTTCTGTTGCCAACCGTACTTGGTATCCTGCTGTGTATGGGAATCAATCTGCTTGCGCATATCTTTCTGCTGGTATAA
- a CDS encoding 3-hydroxybutyryl-CoA dehydrogenase (converts (S)-3-hydroxybutanoyl-CoA to 3-acetoacetyl-CoA), whose amino-acid sequence MKKVGVIGAGTMGQGIANAFASNGYDVTVCDIKIEWAQGGIDKIAKKLDKLVSREKMTADKAAEVKGNLKAGEYKDLADCDLIVEAVLEKMEVKKELFTTLDEICKDSCIFGSNTSSLSITEIATGIKHNVIGMHFFNPADRMKLVEVISGINTPVETKEAIIEISRSLGKTPVEVAEGPGFVVNRILVPMINEAAFILQEGIASVEDIDTAMKLGANHPMGPLALGDLIGLDIVEAIMDVLYNETKDSKYRCCTLIRKMVRGGKLGQKSGIGFYDYSK is encoded by the coding sequence ATGAAAAAAGTTGGTGTAATTGGTGCCGGAACAATGGGCCAGGGTATTGCAAATGCATTTGCTTCCAATGGGTACGATGTAACCGTATGTGACATTAAGATTGAATGGGCACAGGGCGGAATCGACAAAATCGCTAAAAAACTGGACAAACTGGTTTCCAGAGAAAAAATGACGGCTGACAAGGCTGCAGAAGTAAAAGGCAATCTGAAGGCTGGAGAATACAAGGATCTGGCTGACTGCGATCTGATCGTGGAAGCTGTTCTTGAAAAAATGGAAGTTAAGAAAGAACTGTTCACAACACTGGATGAAATCTGTAAAGATTCCTGTATCTTTGGTTCTAACACATCTTCTTTATCCATTACCGAAATCGCTACCGGAATCAAACACAATGTCATCGGTATGCACTTCTTCAACCCTGCTGACCGTATGAAACTGGTTGAGGTTATTTCCGGAATCAACACGCCTGTTGAAACAAAGGAAGCTATTATTGAAATCTCTAGATCCTTAGGAAAAACTCCTGTTGAAGTTGCAGAAGGTCCTGGATTTGTTGTAAACCGTATCCTGGTTCCGATGATCAACGAAGCTGCCTTCATTCTGCAGGAAGGAATTGCATCTGTTGAAGATATCGATACAGCTATGAAACTGGGTGCCAACCATCCGATGGGACCTCTGGCACTGGGTGATCTGATTGGTCTGGATATCGTGGAAGCTATCATGGATGTTCTTTACAATGAAACAAAAGACTCTAAATATCGCTGCTGTACGCTGATCCGCAAAATGGTTCGCGGAGGTAAGCTCGGTCAGAAATCCGGTATCGGGTTCTACGACTACTCTAAATAA